AACCAAGTCTATCAAAACGTGCCTTTTTTAGAAAATTCATGAGTTTTTCAAAATCTTCATCCGTTTCACCCGGGAAACCCACAATAATACTTGTCCTTATTGCCGCATCTTGGTTCATATTCCTTATCTGTTCTATCAATTCAAGCAGCTCAGAGCTGGTCCTTGATCTTCCCATTTTTTTCAGGATCCTATCGCTACCATGCTGAACAGGCATGTCAAAATAAGGTAATACCTTTTCATATGATAAAATTGCTTCAATGACTTTCTCATCAATATGGTCTGGATGCAAATACAAAACTCTGATTCTAAACTCGCCATCCAGGGAATTCAATTTTTTCAAAAGTACATCAAGCGAAGGCTTTCCATACAAATCTATCCCATATGCAGTTGTATCTTGTGCAACCAAAATCACTTCCTTCACACCGTTTTTAACCAGATTATTCACTTCAGCTTCGATGATCTCAATACTTCTACTTTTGAAATCTCCCTTAAAAGAAGGTATGGCACAGAAGGTACAACTTCTATTACACCCGTCGGCGATTTTGACATAGGCAAATGAACCCTTACACGTTCGAGTGGTGTCATCGTAAATTGTCTGGGGTTGAGTTACAAGAAACGGCACCTTTTTCTCAATAGCATCGGCAATTTGAGAAGGAGAAAGTACTCCATACCAGGCATCAACTTCTGGTATTTCTGAACGCAACTGATCGGGATATCTTTGGACAAGACATCCCTTTACACACAAGAAGAAATTATGTTTTTTCTTGTAGTTGACAAAATCCAAGATCTCTTCTATAGATTCTCTCTTTGCCGACTCTATGAACCCACATGTATCTATGATAATTACCTGCGCTTCATCAACGTTTTTTACAATCTGATGTCCTCTACTCTTTAAAATCCCCTCCAGTACGTCGCAGTCGGCTTCGTTCTTCGGACAACCCAATATCTTCAATCCTATTTTCATCGATTCTCTCACCTTTCAAAAATTTTCTCCTTTTGCTCAGATACAATTCACGAACATGCTCAAGTTCTTTCTTATAATCCTCGCTTCTGTAATTTGGGTATGTAAATTCCCAATGCCTGAATTCTCCCGACAGATAGAGCAATGTCACTTCTGCGTAGATACCATTTTTTAAATAAACACGATTCCCCCATGATTTGGTCGAAGCCAGAACAAAATTCGAATGATGAACATAACCCGGGTCCATATTGAATTTTCTTTTTCCTTCCACTGCATACTTTTCTTCCAACCGATTTGTAAATATCTTTACATCAGCCAATAGTGAAGGATGT
The DNA window shown above is from Thermotoga profunda AZM34c06 and carries:
- a CDS encoding DUF4416 family protein, with the translated sequence MGEIKRVEPVNLVIFIFSQHLEYWVSELFPELEASFGKIDYVSKELPFSLYTAYYDREMGSDLKGKLVSFERLIHPSLLADVKIFTNRLEEKYAVEGKRKFNMDPGYVHHSNFVLASTKSWGNRVYLKNGIYAEVTLLYLSGEFRHWEFTYPNYRSEDYKKELEHVRELYLSKRRKFLKGERIDENRIEDIGLSEERSRLRRTGGDFKE
- the rimO gene encoding 30S ribosomal protein S12 methylthiotransferase RimO translates to MKIGLKILGCPKNEADCDVLEGILKSRGHQIVKNVDEAQVIIIDTCGFIESAKRESIEEILDFVNYKKKHNFFLCVKGCLVQRYPDQLRSEIPEVDAWYGVLSPSQIADAIEKKVPFLVTQPQTIYDDTTRTCKGSFAYVKIADGCNRSCTFCAIPSFKGDFKSRSIEIIEAEVNNLVKNGVKEVILVAQDTTAYGIDLYGKPSLDVLLKKLNSLDGEFRIRVLYLHPDHIDEKVIEAILSYEKVLPYFDMPVQHGSDRILKKMGRSRTSSELLELIEQIRNMNQDAAIRTSIIVGFPGETDEDFEKLMNFLKKARFDRLGSFIYSDEEGTVASSLKEKVPAHISQERYEELLVFQSQISYERLERFVGRTLSILIEECQKNKYVGRSHLDTPEIDGNVFINSTRKIRIPDYYMVQITSVTEYDMEGVLV